One Trichosurus vulpecula isolate mTriVul1 chromosome 7, mTriVul1.pri, whole genome shotgun sequence genomic region harbors:
- the GPR61 gene encoding G-protein coupled receptor 61, with product MASVPVLGRASPERGPPHFLTGCSLQWSHSAYCQLFVVVFAVLYFLLPLLLILVVYRSMFRVARVAAMQHGPLPTWMETPRRRSESLSSRSTMVTSSGPPRTTPHRTFGGGKAAVVLLAVGGQFLLCWLPYFSFHLYVALSAQPLPTQQVESVVTWIGYFCFTSNPFFYGCLNRQIRGELSKQFVCFFKPSPEEELRLPSREGSIEENFLQFLQGTGCAPEPWAPQTPVSPKQEPPAVDFRIPGQIAEETSEFLEQQLPSDITVSDGYLHPNLSPQPEP from the coding sequence ATGGCCTCTGTGCCAGTGTTGGGGAGGGCCTCACCCGAGCGTGGGCCCCCCCATTTCCTTACTGGCTGCTCCCTCCAGTGGAGCCACAGTGCCTATTGCCAACTCTTTGTGGTGGTCTTTGCTGTGCTTTATTTCCTGCTGCCCCTGCTCCTCATTCTTGTGGTCTACCGCAGTATGTTTCGTGTGGCCAGGGTGGCTGCCATGCAGCATGGGCCCTTGCCAACATGGATGGAAACTCCACGCCGGCGATCTGAGTCACTCAGCAGTCGTTCTACTATGGTGACCAGCTCAGGGCCCCCACGGACCACCCCCCATAGGAcgtttggtggggggaaggcagctGTGGTCCTGCTGGCTGTTGGGGGCCAGTTCCTACTTTGCTGGCTACCGTATTTCTCCTTCCATCTTTATGTTGCTCTGAGTGCCCAGCCCCTTCCTACACAGCAGGTAGAGAGTGTGGTGACCTGGATTGGCTACTTCTGTTTCACTTCCAATCCTTTCTTCTATGGCTGCCTCAATCGACAGATCAGGGGGGAGCTCAGCAAACAGTTCGTTTGCTTCTTCAAGCCGTCCCCAGAGGAAGAGTTGAGGCTGCCCAGTCGGGAAGGCTCCATAGAGGAGAACTTCCTGCAGTTCCTTCAGGGGACTGGTTGTGCCCCTGAGCCCTGGGCTCCTCAAACCCCAGTCAGCCCAAAGCAGGAACCACCAGCTGTGGACTTCCGAATCCCAGGCCAGATTGCCGAAGAGACTTCTGAGTTCTTGGAGCAGCAGCTTCCTAGTGACATCACTGTGTCAGATGGCTACCTCCATCCGAATCTCTCTCCCCAGCCTGAACCCTGA